The following proteins come from a genomic window of Cervus canadensis isolate Bull #8, Minnesota chromosome 20, ASM1932006v1, whole genome shotgun sequence:
- the MARCKS gene encoding myristoylated alanine-rich C-kinase substrate: MGAQFSKTAAKGEATTERPGEAAVASSPSKANGQENGHVKVNGDASPAAAEPGAKEELQANGSAPAADKEEPAAAGSGAASPAAAEKDEPAAAAPDAGASPAEKEAPVEGEAAEPGSPTAAEGEAASAASSTSSPKAEDGATPSPSNETPKKKKKRFSFKKSFKLSGFSFKKNKKEAGEGGEAEGAAGASAEGGKDEASGGAAAAAGEAGAAPGEPAAAPGEEAAAGEEGAAGGDPQEAKPEEAAVAPEKPPASEEAKAVEEPSKAEEKAEEAGASAAGCEAPSAAGPGVPPEQEAAPAEEAAAAPASSACAAPSQEAQPECSPEAPPAEAAE, encoded by the coding sequence GAAAATGGCCACGTGAAGGTAAACGGCGACGCTTCTCCCGCGGCCGCCGAGCCAGGCGCCAAGGAGGAGCTGCAGGCCAACGGCAGCGCCCCGGCTGCCGACAAGGAGGAGCCCGCGGCCGCCGGGAGCGGGGCGGCGTCGCCCGCCGCGGCCGAGAAGGATGAGCCGGCCGCTGCTGCCCCCGACGCCGGGGCCAGCCCCGCGGAGAAGGAAGCCCCCGTGGAGGGCGAGGCCGCCGAGCCCGGCTCACCCACGGCCGCCGAGGGGGAGGCCGCCTCTGCCGCCTCCTCGACGTCTTCGCCGAAGGCTGAGGACGGGGCCACGCCCTCGCCCAGCAACGAGAccccgaaaaaaaaaaagaagcgcTTTTCCTTCAAGAAGTCTTTCAAGCTGAGCGGCTTCTCCTTCAAGAAGAAcaagaaggaggcaggagagggcgGTGAGGCCGAAGGGGCCGCCGGCGCCTCCGCCGAAGGCGGCAAGGACGAGGCCTCTGGGGGCGCCGCTGCGGCCGCCGGCGAGGCGGGTGCGGCCCCCGGGGAGCCGGCAGCGGCGCCGGGCGAGGAGGCGGCCGCGGGCGaggagggggcggcggggggcgacCCGCAGGAGGCCAAGCCCGAGGAGGCTGCCGTCGCGCCCGAGAAGCCGCCCGCCAGCGAGGAGGCGAAGGCAGTTGAGGAGCCCAGCAAGGCCGAGGAGAAGGCAGAAGAGGCCGGGGCCAGCGCGGCCGGCTGCGAGGCGCCCTCGGCCGCCGGGCCCGGCGTGCCCCCAGAGCAGGAGGCGGCCCCCGCGGAGGAGGCGGCGGCCGCCCCGGCGTCGTCAGCCTGCGCAGCCCCCTCACAGGAGGCCCAGCCCGAGTGCAGTCCAGAAGCGCCCCCAGCGGAGGCAGCCGAGTAA